The nucleotide sequence TGATTTTAGGATATTTGGAGAAATATTTGCCTTGTATGTAACACATGTAACAGATCTTCCTGCTTCAATTGAAAGCTTGAGCACGGAATCATTGATGCAAATAATGTTGCGGACTGTATTCCATGACGGGATAATTTTTCGCGAATGGCAATTTTATGCAGAACGTTCCATTCGCGCGATGTCCACACATGGGAAAAGCCATACAATGCGTGAAACATCTAAAAAAAAGAAAGAACAACCTCTTTTTCATGCGGCACAGATTATTTTTGAAAAACTAAAAAGCCCAGACAACAACAAATCGTTAAGCGAACTTGCAGATGACGTCAGAAAATCAGCAGGATTTGAAGAGTACAATCTTGGAAAAAGACGAATTGAGGATGAAGTCAGAAAATTAAAAAAGAAACAAAAACAGCCTTAACTAAAACGTCACCATGCTTTTGTGTCTAATTTGATAGAAAGTTATTATCAATACATTCTACAAGCCAGAATAGCTTTCGATTTGCCTGTTGAAAATACACGCATTTCCCACCAAGCCCCTCATGCTGGAAGGTCAGTGCTCAAAATCCCGGGGTTTGACTTTTCGATATTCCACCACGCCTCAAATTCAGAAGAATTTATCGCCAAAAATTCCCACTTTGCTGATTGCGGCCTCAAGACGTCACGCTTCAAAAAGTGCGATACCCAGATCTCCCCTGAAAAAAGTTCCGGACTCGAACCCTTGGCGGGGCAAAGGGGGCAATAGAGCCTCCAAGTCCTGCCCCCTTACTACGTGCGCATCATGGTCTTTGATCAGCACGTAGCAATTTCATCGTAATTTAGTATAGAATCAGTGCGTGTCGCTTCAAACCCATCCCGCTCACAACGCAGCACGATTATTCGTCTTCTGGCATCATAATGGTCAACACTGGCTCGCCGTGATCACCCGGTCCCATGATCGCCAGGACGTGGGCAGTGTCCCATCGGCCCGGCTTCATGAGGAACAAGACGTCGAATTCGGCGCGGTCGCCGGCGCTGGAAGCTTTCGCTGCGATCAATGTCCGAAAAAGGAGATCATGAATACGTCCCTCAAGGGACTGACCTTCTCCTTCCAGGCCAGCCGGCGGCGCAAGGTAATCACCATACAGATGGTCAGTGACACAGGTGTTCACCTTGAAGCCTATCTCGGCTGCTTGCTCGGTGACGTCAATCAACACCCCGTCCTCGATGGCTTGTTTCCGCGTGTAGCTGAAAATGATGTTCCAGTCTTCGCCCATTTGGGTATCCTCCCGTTGGAATATTTGAATTTCCTGGGAGGATACCCTGGGGGGAGAAAGAGGTCACTACCGGCAGCGAACACAGACTGTTTGACAAGAAACGGGCGTCTTGGGATTCAAAGGAGGTGTTGAAGGCTTTGTCAGGAAAGATATATTTATCTTACAGCGCTCGACAGCAAAAGTGCAGTACCGAACGCAACATACACGATAAAAATTACCAAAGAAATTGAGAGAGGTTTTTCCCAAGATCTTTTCTGAAAAAAAGGGATATGGTCATAAAAGTATTTAACCTGTTTTCTGCCATCGAAAAACCACCACGCTGCTATGTACAAAAATTTGATGCTGGACAAATTTGCTTTTTCAAAGTTCGCATCGAATACCGTCATCGTCAATGCAAAAAGTATAGAGCCACACATCCAGTACATAGACTTCTTTTCATTCTCGATCTCGCCTAGCTGCTTCCAGTTTTTCATCTGTATAAATGACCCAAATATAGGAGTAAAAAGGAAAGACCAGGCGATTGCAGCTCCAGGATTCCACATCGTCGGAAACTTTCCAAGCGTCTTGCCTAGTCCGTCATCTTCATTAATATGAGCTTCATACTCTAACATGAAAGTCTTGATCTTTAAAATAACTCGACTGGCAGAGTTTTCAAACTTTTCAGTGCGTTTCCAATTGAAAAATTTTTTAGCCTTGAACTTATCGGTGGCCTTCACCGTCACAATGCACTTTGACACATCTTCTCTGATAAGTATTTCAACCTCAAGAGGATAGTCATCAAGAGGCAATGCAGTAAACTTCTTTCCAAAACTATACGTCGAAATATTCTTGTCGTAGGAGATTAATGTCCCGCCAATTGCGTTCATTGCATTAACAATTTTGGCAGAAACATTTTCAGCCTTCTGGCTAAGTTCAAACTCAATACCAATCATGCCATCAATAGTTTGTCCAGCCTCAAGTCCAGCACTTTTTGCTTCAATCATGATTTGCCTCCTTGATGTTTATTCATCGTTGTCGCCACTAGCAAGCTGAAGAAGCTGCGACACACTCCAATTTAGGCCAAATCCAACAAGACCAAGAATCAATAGGCCATAAAATCCAAAGAATAACCATCCAATATAACAATAAGACGCAGAAAGACCGCCAACAACTATCCACGCGAATTTTTTAAAGCTTAGCACGATAAGCATTGTAACGAATACGAGAATTGCCGCAATAAAGCTTCCGGTTTTAAATAAAACAATAATAGAAATAACTGCAACCTGA is from Solidesulfovibrio magneticus RS-1 and encodes:
- a CDS encoding DUF6573 family protein, whose product is MGEDWNIIFSYTRKQAIEDGVLIDVTEQAAEIGFKVNTCVTDHLYGDYLAPPAGLEGEGQSLEGRIHDLLFRTLIAAKASSAGDRAEFDVLFLMKPGRWDTAHVLAIMGPGDHGEPVLTIMMPEDE